The sequence below is a genomic window from Tautonia marina.
CCGTCATCGCCGACGCCATCCTGGTCGATCCGAAGTTCGGCACCGGCTGCGTCAAGGTCACCCCCGCCCACGACCCGAACGACTACCAGACCGGGCTGCGTAACCACCTCCCGCAGATCAATCTCCTGAACCCCGACGGCACCTACAACGAGAACGCCGGCCCCTACGCCAATCTCGACCGCCGCGAGGTCCGCAAGCGCGTCGTCGCCGACCTCGAAGCGCAGGGCCTGCTCGCCAAGACCGAGCCCTACACCAACCGCGTCGGCTACTCCGACCGCTCGAAGACCCCGATCGAGCCGTACCTCTCCGATCAGTGGTTCGTCCGCATGGCCGACGACGAATCCGGCTCCCCCGGCTTCGCCCAGCAAGCCATGGACGCCGTCACCTCCGGCCGCCTCAAGATCCACCCCGAACGCTACGCCAAGAGCTACCTCGACTGGCTCGGCGAGAAGCGCGACTGGTGCATCAGCCGGCAACTCTGGTGGGGCCACCGCATCCCCATCTGGCACTGCGGCACCTGCTCCGAGGCCGACCTGCAGCACGCCTTCGGCGACCGCCCCGACGTCTTCTGGAGCCCCGACGAATCCGGCTCCGGCTGGCTCATCTGCTCCGAGGCCGACCTGGCCCCCGACGCCCTCGGCCCCGATCACGCCATCGAGCAGGACCCCGACGTCCTCGACACCTGGTTCAGCTCGGCCCTCTGGCCGCACTCGACCCTCGGCTGGCCCGAGGCGACACCGGAGCTGCAGAAGTACTACCCGACCAGCGTCCTCTCGACCGCTCGGGACATCATCACCCTCTGGGTCGCCCGCATGGTCATCTTCGGCCAGTTCAACATGGGGGACGTGCCGTTCAAGGATGTTTACATCCATTCCGTGATCCAGGACGGCGACGGCAAGCGGATGTCGAAGTCGCTCGGCAACGGCGTCGACCCGGTCGACATCATCGAGACCTACGGCGCCGACGCCTTGCGGTTCACCCTCGCCTCCTCGGCGACCGAGACCCAGGACCTGCGGATGCCCGTCGAGCGCATCACCGACGACCAGGGGCGCATCGCCACCCGCAAAGGCCCCGGCCAGCCGATCGCGTTCGTCCCGGCCGACGAGGCGAAGGACCTGCCGAAGGAGCAGCTCGTCAACACCTCGAAGAAGTTCGAGGAGGGGCGCACCTTCCCCAACAAGTTCTGGAACGCCGCCCGCTTCGCCCTGATGAACCTGGAAGGCTACACCCCCGGCCCGGTTCGTGCCGAAGACCTGGCGGTCGAGGACCGCTGGATCCTCAGCCTCCTCCGCCGCGCCGCCGCCGACGCCACCGCCCAGCTCGACGCCTTCCGCTTCGCCGACCTGGCCAAGGGGCTCCGCGACTTCACCTGGAACGAGTTCTGCGACTGGTACGTCGAGTTCATCAAGAACCGCCTCCGCGACGAGGCCACCAAACCGGCCGCCCAGCGCGTGCTGGCGACCGTCCTCGACGGTCTCTGCCGCTTGCTCCACCCGGTCATGCCGTTCGTGACCGAGTCGGTCTGGCAGGCCCTCGGCGGCGTGGCGAAGTCTCGCGGCCTGCCCGAGCCGGCCGAGGCGGGCGAGAGCGTCTGCATCGCCTCCTGGCCCTCGTACCCCGACTCCTGGGACGACCCCGAGGCCGAGTACGACATCGCCCAGTGGCAGGAGAAGATCGCCGCCCTGCGGAACCTCCGCGCCGAGCGTGACGTGCCCAAGGCCGCGAAGATCGAGCCGATTCTCATTGCCCAGGGTCGCGCGGCCGAAGCATTGACGCGGGGGGCTTCGTACATTCAATCGCTCGTCGGGGCCGGATCGGTCACGGTCGCCCCCTCGGCCGATCGTCCGGGCGAGAGTGCCGTCACCGTCCTGTCCGACGCCGAGATCATCCTGCCGCTGGCCGGCCTGATCGACCCGAAGGCCGAGCTGGCCAAGCTCTCCAAGGCGAAGGCCGACCTGGAGAAGCAGCTCGGCGGCATCCGGTCGAAGCTCCGCAACGCCTCGTTCGTCGAGCGGGCCCCGGCCGAGGTCGTCGAGCAGCAGCGCACGCGCCTGACCGAGCTGGAAACGCAGCACGCGGCGCTCGTCGCCCGGATGGCCGAGCTGGGGGGCGGGTCATGATCGCCGAGAAGCACGCGAGCCTCCTCGTTGACCGGCGGGGGGAGCGCCCGTATCATCGACCAGGAACGGATTGGGACACGCGGCGGTCAGGGTCCGACGTTGGCCCAACCCACCCGCACAGGCCAAACGGGGCATTTGCCGTGGCCGTTCAGATGGCGCTGTCGCGCATCATCATCAGCGAAACCGGCGAGCAGCAGATCATCTACCTCAAGGAGGTCGGCGGCGAACGGACCTTTCCGATCGTCATCGGCATCTTCGAGGCGACCAGCATCGATCGCCGCGTCCGGGGGATCGTCCCCCCTCGCCCCCTGACGCACGACCTCTTGGCCAAGGCGGTCGAGCAACTGGGCGGCGAGATCCAGGACATTTACATCAACGATCTCCGCGATCACACGTATTTCGCCCAGCTCCGCATCCGCCACGAGGGGGAGCTGATCGAGGTCGATAGCCGCCCGAGCGACGCGATCGCCGTGGCCGTGACCGTCGATGCGCCGATCTACGTCTCGGAGGAGGTGATCGAGGAGGCCGGCCGCTGAGCCTTCGGCGGCACCCCCTGGACACGCCATCCTGTTCATGCGATCATCACGGGGTCGATTGGATCGGCCCCGCACCGCTGGTGGATGCGGGCCGCCCGGAAGGACTCCGCGAGGATCCTCGTCACTGGCGATGTGCGTCGGGATTGCCCTGGCATGGAGCGAACTGCCCACGGAGTTGATCGGGCGGCATCGGCTGGAGCGTCGAGCCCACGAGCGTGGGGGGGAGCGCGAGGTCCAGTTCCTCTTCCGCGACCGCGATCCCCGCTTGCCCATCTGGCGCGACGGCCGCTTGCAGATCGTCCGCTGGGGCAACTCCCGAGGCCAGAGCCGCTTCCTTCCCCGGACCGGCTGGACCTGGCGCGAGACGGTCGAATCCGGCGGCTGGCGGCACGCCGAGCCGGTGCTGATCGACATCCCCGCCACGCTCGGCCTGGAGCAAGGGGTCTGGTTCCGCATCCGCCAGGGGGTCCGCGGCATCCTCGTCCCCGACGAGCGCGGGTTCGCCGTGGCCTACATGATCTGCGAGCCGGCCACCCATTACTACCACATCATGACCCGCAGCCGGCGCATGCCCGTGCTCATCGGCGAGCACATTTAAGCAGTCGTCGATCGACTGGCCTCGCCCCGCTCAGGTGGCCGGCACGGAGCGAAGCTGGCCCCGGCGGTCGGCCTGCCAGAGCTGGCCCGAGTGCAGATCGAGCAAGGTCAGCCATCCCCCGCCATAGCAGTAGGTGTCGATGCAAACCACATGGCCCAGGTCGAGCACCTCGCCGTCCTTCTGCGAGGAGTGGCCGACGATCGCCGTCTTTCCCGAGTGGTGCCGATCGGGGACATGGTGGTGCAACGAGGTCCAGTAGAGCAGGTCCGTCGGCTGACTGGCCATCGGCAGACGCGGGTCGTAGTTGGCGTGCATGAACAGGAGCTGATCGGTTTCGTGCCAGTTGACCAGCCGGTTCAGAAACGCCCGGTGCTCCGGCGGCACATCCTCAAGCGCCCCGTACGACTCGATCGTCTCCAGGCCCCCGCACTGGGCCCAGACCCGCAGCAAGGGCTCATTCCAGAACTCGACGAGCCGCTTCGGGTCATCGTCGAGGACGTTCAGCGCCTCGATGAACATCAGGTCGTGGTTTCCCCTCAGCGGGACCAGCCGACAGCGGGATTCGAGGGCGATCAGGCGGTCGATGACCCGTCGGCTGTTGGGTCCGCGGTCGACATAATCGCCGAGGGTCACCAGGGTATCGTCCGGCCCAATCTGAGCGGCCTCGACCACGGCGTCGAGTGGGGCCGGGTAGCCGTGGATGTCTCCGAGGGCGAAAAGGCGTCCGGGCATGGGTGTCTCAGGCTGGCACGTCCCTGGCAGCAATTGCGGATCGACGCTCAATCCTTCCTACGGCCCAACGAACTGCTGGTGACGCCGGGGGCACCCTGGAATGCCCGTGGCCGTTCTCATAGCCTAGGACAATCGCCCCCGAGCGGCATCAGCACGCTCTTGAACCGACCCGAACCGAACCCCGCTGACCGGAGCCGGACGCATGGCCCGCACCCGATCGAACGATCCCGCAACCGACAGCACACCACCGGCCGATCCTTCGTCTGGGGCCACCGCAGCTCGATCGACGCGGCGGTCCCGAACCGACATGGCGCCGACGCCGCCGGTCAACGCCCCCCGAGACAACGACGAGGTCAACGTCGCCATTGCCGCGTCGGCCGAGTCGGGAGGAGGGACGATCACCGCCCGCAAGGCCGGCGGCCTGCGCGACGTGGGCCTGAGCGTCGATCCCCGAGCCGTCGGCCTGCCGGCCGCCTTGCAGCACCTGGCCAAGGGGGTCAATATCGCCTTCCAGACTGACTACGGCGAGAACTACCTCGAAGCCGTCTACCAGGCCGCCATCGTCTACGACGACGAGCTTCGGATCGTTCACAAGGAGTACTTCGGCTTCGGCAAGTCCTGGTTCAGCCAGTTCGGCAAGCTCTTGCGGTCGATGCAACTGACCTTCGACGGCCCCGACCCGGCCAGCCCCGAAGGCCAGCGAAGGATTCAGAGCAACGGCCCGGCCACGCTCCGAGGCATCCTCAACCTGTTCGGCCGCAAGCTCGACCTCGTCACCGAGTACGAAGACCGCGTGCCGGCCTACGTCGAGCAGATGTTCGACCGGCTCGAAGCCTCCGGCATCATCGACGGCTGGAACCGAGGGGACTGGAAGATCCGGACCACCCGGATCGGCCTCGACATCCGAGTCACCCCCGCCCAGGACATCCTCGACGAACTCGAGGCCAAGGAACACGCCAAGGCCCGCGCCCGCCGCGCCGCCCTTGAGGCCCAGGCCGAAGCGGAAGCCGAAGCCGAAGTCCAGGCCGAAGCCGAAGCCCAGGCCGAGGAGGACTCATCCTCCCAAGCCCAACCCTCCCGATCCTCGAAAGGCACATCGAAGTCAAAGGCGAGGCCAAAATCGAGGACGAAGAAGGAGAGCTGAAGGCCGCGCCCGAGTCTCGAACGCAGCCTTCAGACACTGGAATCACTCGTCACCCGAGAGGGCCTTGATCCGGGCCGCGGCAGTCGCGGCCTCGGGCGTGCCGGGGGCCTCGGCGACGACTCGCCGATAGAAGGTCAGGGCGCCGTCGGCCTTCCCCTGGCGTTCGAGCGACTGGCCGAGCCGAAGCAGCGAAGCGGCCTTGCGGCGTGCTTCGGGGTCGGAGGGAGCAGGCTCGTCGGTCGGCGGCGTCGGCCTCGGCGCCGGAGGAGTCTCCGCGCGGTCGGGGCGAGGGGAGTCGGTCGGCTCGGGTGACGGAGCGGGTTCGTCAGCCGGCCGCGAGGAGGTGAGCGAAGCCCGGAGCTTCCGGGCGTACTTCGCGGGGTTGGCGAGGACCTCATCGCGGCATCCGGAGCAGCAGACGGCGAAGGTCGAGCCACCGGCCGAGACGGTGATCGTGGCCGCGCCGCCGGTGACGATGCACTCAGGTCCCTTGACGGCAGCCCCTCCAGCGAAGTTCTCTCCTTCCTTGCCGAGGTTGGCTCGAATGAGGCGGTCGAACTGAGGGGAACCGGGCTCCTTGCGGTCGAACCAGAAGTCAGAGCGGATACCGTTGGCGTTGGGCCGGATCGTCAGGCGATCGTCACCGGCAGGGCTGGAGCGGTCGAGCGTCAGGGCGTTGGTCTTCTCATCTCGGGAACCGACATAAACGACCGGCGACCCGTCGGGATCGGTCCCTTCCAGGCGGTAGGTTTCGGAAGCCTCGTCGAAGGTGATCCGGGCAGAGTCAAGGACCTTGCCCCCTTCGATGGTCAGGGTCAGGCCAACCGTCTCGCCGCCTTGAAAGGCGTAGGCCCACTCGTGTGTTTCCCGCCAGCCACGCAGGGGATTCTCGGCCGGGACGGCTTGCCCTTTCCAGCGTCCGATGAGCGGTGCGTACGGCTCGAAGGCCGGCGGGACCGACGGCTCAACCCCTTCGGATTCGGACGCAGCGCGATCCTCCTGGAGCATTGCGGCCCTCGACGGATCAACGAGCATGAACGCGAACACCAAGATCATCAGGACACGAACACTCATAAATCGGACTCCCGGATACGGCTGCGTCGTGGAGGAGGCGGGCCTGACGATCTGGTTCCGTTGCGACGAAGGGGGATTCCCGGCGTTTCGAGCGGAGCGTGAGAGGCAACGGTCCCTCTAGGCCGGGAACTCACGGGAGGTCGTCCGCCTGTTCCGAAACGGTCAAGAGGTCGTCGATCGAGTACGGGCAGGAGGCGGGAAAGGTTGATCGTGGCAAACCGGTCTCGGACGATGCCTTGAGCGTGGCCGTAGCATAGGCATCCATCAAGATCGCTTCCGCATGATGACGAAGGAGCTTCGACTGGAGTAAGTCGACAAGTTCCGCACGTTGCAGGATGATCGTCGAGTACCAACTCCTCGACCGAAATTCCGTCTGAAATTGCCATTTCAAGAGATGCATCATCAGGACGGTCAACCGGCTCTTGACCTCACGACGATCTCGTTGAGCCATGTCTTCAAGAAACTCCGCCAGGTGGGCGAAATCGACTTCGTCAAGCTTCCCCTCGCGGATCAAGGCAGCGTTGGCGTCGAGCCAGGCGGTTTCATCCTGCTCGTAAAGCGCAGAGAGGTGGGCCGGGGTCGCCGTGGACATGGACGAGGTTGCCTCCGGTTCGATCGGGCCTTGAGAGTTCCCTTATACTCAATCGTACGATCCGAGAGACGAGGGGGCAACGCAAGACGACCGGCTCAGGCCGTTGCGAAAGGCTACGGCCGGCCGGTCGTCGGTAGGATCGTTCGCCGAGGATCGAAGCGAAATCGCCGGTTACTCAGACGAGCCGAGGGTCGCCACGTCGCCGATCTGGGGACGTTCCTCAGGGGAGAGGGGGAAGGTGACGTCGATGTAACCGATCATCATTTCTTCCCAGGTCTGATCTCCCCAGCGGACGGGAGAGGTCGGGTCGGGGTTGACGGGGTTCCCGGGCGAGTTGTCGAAGTGGGCCAGGCAGTCGAGCCGTTCGCCGGCGCGGAAGGACACGGGCCGGGCAAGCTCGTAGTAGCTTTGCCAGTTGAAGTCGTAGGCAGGGACATCGAGCAGGGTTTCGCTCGTGCCGTCGGCGTAGGTGGCCGAGTAGCGGAACGACTTGCCGCGCAGGTGCATGTGCGGCATGAAGGCGATCAGCTCGGCATCTCGGGGGAAGATGAAGCGGGAGGGAACCGGGTAGTTGGCGGCTTCCTCCTTCGCGTCCGGACCCGCGCCGGGGGGAATTTCGAAGCGGGGGTTGGCCACGCCGATGGTCACGGCTTCACGATCGACCGGCTCTTTGGCCAGCACGAGGCCGACCTTTGACTGGTCGATGCGGACCTTGCCGATGGGCGTGTAATGCAGCTCGAACAGCAACTCGGACCCCGCCGGAATGCGCTTGGCGGTGCCGGTCGGGTAGCGCGAGGGCATCTCACCGGGGGCGTAGCCGCAAAGGTGGATGCGATCGCGGCCCCCTCGATCGCCGTTCGGCGGGATGATGTAGGCGATGATGTGGTGAACGACCGCGCGGTCGGTCGGTCGGGCCTCGGCGGCCTGGACCCAGACATCCTTTTCGAAATTCAAAGGGACCCGGAAGCGCTGGTAGCGCTCGAAGCCTTCGGCCTTGATCGTGTACGGCTTGGGCATCTCGATGACGATGTCCGGCTCGCCGATGATCCAGCCCTCGGGCCAAGCGGCGGGAGGAGGCAGGTCGCTCGGGTCCCCCTCGGGAGCCCCTTGCTCGATCCAGGCGAGGATGGTGGCCCGTTCCTCGGGAGTCAGGCTGCGGTCGTTAGCGAAGTGATTGCCTTCGGGGAAGCGGGGGTCAGCGTGCCAGGGGGGCATCCGACGCAGGTCAACGACCTCCTGAATGCCATTGGTGCGGCGGGCGACCTCCTCGAAAGTGGTCAAGGAGAAGGGGCCGACCTCTCCGGGACGGTGGCAGGCTTCGCACTTGGCCTGGATGATCGGCGCGATGTGCTTGCTATAGGTGACCGGCCCGACCTCGTCGATGAGGGCGTCGGCGTTGGGGGCGATCTCGGCCCAGGCGGCTTCGAGGTCGGCCGAAGGGGGGCGGACACGGTCGGCGGCGGCAACCAGGCGGGTGACGCGATCGGCGATGTCGAGGCTCATCAGGTCGGTCACCTGCTCGCGGACCTCCTCCCGTTCGATCGGGCATCCGACGACCGAGGTGGCCGAGTTGTCCGGGCGTCGGCCGTCGAGCACGGCGTCGATCGCATCGGCCAGGTAGGCGCGGGTCGGTTCGTCTCGGGCGAAGCCGAGGCCGTACTGGTCGTCGATCGCTCCTCGGTAGCGAAGCACAGCCTTCTCGTCGAGGACGAGGACTTCACAGGTCCGTTCGGCGAGAAGCTGGTCGGCAACGACGTTCCCTTCGTCCTTCAAGCTGGGGAAGGAGAGGCCGAACTCGTCGGACTGGGCGACGATCTCGCCGATCGACTGGCTGCGGTTGGAGTTGATGGCCAGGAAGACGACTTCCTTGGGTTCGTAGCGCTCGGCCAGGGCCACCAGGCGGGGCATGTAGAGGTCGCCGATCGGGCAGTCGATGCCGGTGAAGATGAGGACGGCGGCCTTCTTCCCCCGGAAGTCGTACAGCGAAACGGGATCGCCGGTGCGGGCGTCGGGCAGGGTGAAATTGGGGACGCGATCACCGACGCCGCGCCCGAGCACTTCCTCGGCGGCGGTCGCGGTGCCGGTCGGAGTCATTGCCGGGGCGATCAGCAGGGCCACCAGGGACCATCGAAGCACTCGCAGACTCACGTCGCGCTCCTCGAAATCGTGCGGAGAGGGGACGGAAGATCAAATCCAGCGGTTGGTTCCGGCAATCCGGCCGCATCACGTCCGGATGCCACCGATGGGGGGGTGTCGCACCCGGCCCAGAGCGTCCGAGCGGCCCCTAGAGAATTACCCGGTCGTGTTGGCCCTGGTTTCGCCCAAAAGGCGAATCAGGTCAGCTCGAAGGCTCGGGCCGCTCCTGAGAGACCGATTTTGCTTACGGGCGGCGGGCCTCGGCCACGTAGCGATGAACCTCAGTGTAGTCGACCGGCTTGACTAGATGGAGGTCGAATCCGGAGTCGAGGCTTCGACGGCGGATCGTCTCACCATCGCGGGCGGTGACGGCGATCAAGGGGATGTCGGCCAGGTCCGGGTCGGCTCGGAGGGTGCGGGCGATCTCGTGCCCGTCCATCGGGCCGTCGAGGTGAAGGTCGCAGAGGACCAGATCGGGCCGAAATGATCGAGCCAGCTCCAGGGCGGTCGGGCCGTCGGCGGCCAGCTCAACGACATGGCCAATTCGTTCCAGGACGCGCTTGGCCACGACGGCGAGCGCTCGCTGATCCTCGACCAGCAAGATTCGGTAGGACGGGGGCGGGGTCAAGTCCGGTTCTTCGGCGATGGCCCGCAACGCGGGGGAACCTCCGGACGATTGCGAGGGAGGGGAGAACTCGGGCCGGGAACGATGCTCGGTTGCGGCCCCCGACCGGGAGGAGGGTGCCACCCGGATCAGACGGTCGAGGTCGGCCACGTCGATCGGCTTGGTCAGGTGGTGATCGATGCCGGCGGCCATGGCGCGATCACGGTCCCGACGCTCGCCGTAGCCGGAAAGGGCGATCAAGCGCGTTTCGGCCAGCGAGGGGAGCTTGCGGAGGCGTCTGGCCAGTTCGAAGCCGTCGAGGCCCGGCAAGCCGATGTCGAGGACCACGACCTCGGGTTCGAGCCGCTCGGCCGACTCCAGGCCCGAAGGACCATCGTAGGCCGTATCGACCCGGTGCCCATGATCTTCGAGCAGGCGTTGCAGGGCGCGGGCCATGTCGCGGTTGTCCTCGACCAGAAGCACATGACGCTGCTGATTCTGGTCGGCGTCGATCGGCAAGGGGGCCGATTCGACCGGCTCGGGAGCCTCGGCGGCGGGCAATCGGACGGTGAAGGTACTGCCCTGGCCGGGGCCTTCGCTGGCGACCTCGACGGTTCCGGAGTGCAGTTCGACGAGCCGACGCACGAGCGTCAGGCCGATGCCGAGCCCGCCTTGCTGGCGGTCGAGCGAGCGGTCGGCCTGGGCGAACAGGTCGAAGACCCGCTCTCGCATCTCGGCGTCGAGGCCGACGCCGTTGTCGATTACATCGATGCGGACCTGGCCGGGATGCTCAGGGTCGGGCCTTCCGTTCAGAACGATCCGGCCGCCCGAGGGGGTATACTTGGCGGCGTTGGTCAGCAAGTTGACCAGCACCTGCTCCAGGCGGATCGGGTCGGCCTGGACCCAGAGGGGCCGGGGGCTGATGGTCAGCTCCAGCCGATGCTGAAGCTCGGAGATGCTCGGCTGAACGACCCGGACGGCCTGTTCGGCCACCTGAGCCAGGTCGATCGACCGGCTTCGCAAGACGATCCGGCCGCGTTCGACCCGGGCCACGTCGAGCAGGTCATCGACGAGCCATCGCATGTGGGCGACCTGGCGTTCGAGGATCGGGAGGACGTCGTCCTCGTCCCGAGGCTCCTGGCGAGCGCTGTTGTGGAGCAAGGCGACGCCATAGGCCATCGCCGCGAGCGGGTTGCGCAGCTCGTGGGCGAGCATGGCGAGGAATTCGTCCTTGCGGCGGTCGGCATCGAGCAGCCGGGCCTCGGCCTGCTTCAAGGGGGTCACGTCGGTCAGGGTGACGATCGTGGCCAATCGACGACCAACCTCGTCGCGGATCGGTCCGGAATTGAGCAAAAGAACCGAGGGGGAATCGCCGCAGCGGAGCGTGACCTCAAGGTTTCGGATCGGCACGTCGCCGAAAATCTCGTTGATCGAGAGGGGCAAGCCGTGAGCGGGATCGGTCCCTTCAGCAGGAGAGACGCCGACATCACCCGGCGCGGCCTGCTGCAAGGGGAAGGCTTCGTCGAACCGCTGTCGCAAGGGATTACCGCCACAGAGGCGGTGAGCCTCTCGGCTGGCTCGCAGGACGAGCCCGGCCGGATCGCAAACGATAATCGCATCGACCGCCTGGTCAATGATCGATCGGGCCAGACGCTCGGAGGCCAGCAACTCCTCGTCGCGCTGATGACGAGACATATCGGTCATGGTCACAACGATCACGTCCAGATCGTCAACGGTCAGACGGCTGACGCCGAGGTGGACAGGCAGCGGCGGGCGACCACGCTGCTTGAGCCGCAAGTTTCCTTGCTCGGCCTGGTCGGTTCCGCCTCGAGCGGAGGCGATGAGCGCATCGAGATCGCTGACGGAATCGATCTCAAGAAAGTCGGTCAGGCGTTGACCAAGGAGCCGGTCGGTCGGCTCGCCGAGCAGGTCGAGCAGGGCTTGATTGGCGCGGAGAATTCGCCCCTGCAGATCGCAGACCGCCACGCCCTGGGCCATCAACTCAAGGATCTCCCGGTACGACCGATCGGCCCCATCGCGGATGAAGACCTGGGGAGTCCCTCCCCCCGGGATGATGATGGCGTCGGCCGCCCCGCTGTAGAGGGCTTCCAGGGCCTGCTCGGCCTGATCGGCCCGCTGGTTGGCGGCGTCGAGGGCTGCTTGCAGCGCTTCAAGAGTGGACGCGTCCGGATCCAAGGCCATACCTCAAACGCTCGATCTTGAAATCGCGTCCGAGACCGCGACTGGAGGCTCGAACCCACCTCTCGGGTTGGGAAGACCGGAGAGGGTGTTCGAGCGGACCTCAGGTCGATGGAAGCCTGGGCCTCGGCGGAGAGACGACGGGGGCGCCATGCCCCACCCGGTGCCCCCATGACGGGCCTCGGGACACTGCCTCGGAGAATCGACTCGAACAGGTGGAAAAACCCTCGCAATTTTCGGACCATTTTCGAGCAAGTCAGGCATTTTGAAGCCGTACGAGAGCGAAGAACCGGGACACGAAGGATGGTCGGGAGCGGAAGCACCGGGGCCGTCTCGATCCTGGGGGTTGATCGGTTCGGGTCCAGAACGCGGGAGGTTGAACAGGACTTTAATCGGGCTGCCGGAACAGCGTCAACGGCCGATCCGACTCGGAGGGCGGATCGGGCGATCGGCATAGATGTCTAGCAAGGCGACCCCGGCGGTGGTACAGTCAGAGAATCTGTCGCGAACCGGGAGAGCGATGCTGTCGCCGCCCGGCTCGCGGAATTGTCTAGACCGTCAGTCAGGGTTCGTCAATGCGCCTGGAGGCAGTCGTCCTGCCCAATCTGGGGACCGCCCCGGACGAGCCGATCATTATTAGCCACTGGTTCGCGGCTCGGGGAGCCGAGGTCTGGGAAGGGGACCGGCTGGTCGAAGTGCTGGTTGGCCCGGCCACCTTTGATGTTCCCGCGCCGTGCTCCGGCCGCCTGGCCGAGATCCGTGGCTATGAAGACGATCGGGTCTGGCCGGGGATGGTCCTGGGACTGCTTGCCGTGGGCGATGACGGCCCTGATCCCGACGCGCCGCCGTCGGATGAGACCGGATCCCGTTGACCATGAGTCCCTTCTTCGAGCGATCCGCCGGCGTCATTCCGTTCCGGATCGCCGAGGACGGAACCCCGCGCTATCTGGTGCTCCACTCGGCCACCGTCCGTAACCCGAGAGCACGCTGGGAGTTTCCCAAAGGGGGCATGGACCCCGGGGAAACCACCACGCAAACCGCCGCGCGCGAGTTCCAGGAAGAAACCTCGCTGACCGACTGGAGCTTCCGCCAGGGGTTCGAACGGAGCCTCTCGTACACCTATCTTCGCCAGGGGCGCAAGGTTCTCAAGACGGTCGTGTATTACATGGTCGAGGTGCACGACGCCTCGACCCTCGCCTGTTCGGCCGAGCATACGGCCGACCCGTTCGGCCACTGGCACCACTGGGGGACCTTCGAGGAGATTTCCCGGTATCTCTACCACGCAAAGATCCGTCAGCTCTTTGCCGACGCCCACGAGTGGCTGACCGGCGAGCCGGTTCGAGGGCCGGGACGGTAATGGCCCGGCCTGTGATCCCTCGGTTTCACCTCGTCTCCCTCAGCCCGGTCGCCGCGAGCTTGAATTCCGCATGAACACGCCCGCCCAACCCGATCCGCTGACGGTTGCCGGCCCCGGCCGCGATGCGAAGGGGATGTTCCTCTGCCTCGAAGGCCCCGACGGCGCGGGGAAGTCGACCCAGGCCGCTCGGCTGGTCGAAACCCTGCAAGGGCTCGGCCTTTCCGTCGTCTCGTGCCGCGATCCCGGCGGCACGCCGCTCGGCGACCGGCTCCGGAGCCTCCTGCTCGATCGGGACAGCGTTCCGATGGGCATGCGGGCCGAGATGCTGCTTTACATGGCCAGTAGAGCTCAGATGGTCGATCAGGTTATTCGCCCGAATCTGGAGGCGGGGCGGGTGGTCGTGTCGGATCGCTACCTGCTCAGCAACGTGGTTTACCAGGGCCATGCGGGGGGCCTGGAGGTCGGGGAGCTCTGGAGTGTCGGCCGGGCGGCCATCGGCGGGGTGATGCCCGACCTGACCCTCCTGATCGACGTGCCCGAGGCGGTGGCTCGCTCCCGGACCGGAGGGCCGAGGGACCGGATCGAGGACCGAGGGGACGGCTATCGCTCCCGCGTTCGCAACGGATTTCTTGAGGCGGCCCGATCGTATCCCGCGCCGATCGTCGTGATCGACGGGGCGAGGACACCGGACGAGGTCGCCGGCCGGATCGAAGGAGAGGTGCTGCGTGTCCTGGGGATCGGTCCGCGGTCATGATCGGGTGGTGGACGACCTGCGCAGGGCGGCCTCCAGTGGGC
It includes:
- a CDS encoding valine--tRNA ligase, encoding MSIAEQLPKQYDPQDAQARWYPFWVERNYFQADPGRDAPPYTIVIPPPNVTGALHLGHALNNTLQDILIRWRRMQGFDTLWMPGTDHAGIATQAVVEKRLFTEEHKTRHDIGREALVSRIWAWKHEYEARILGQLRLMGCSCDWSRTRFTLDDICARAVRTTFFRLFKEGKIFRGKRLVNWDTQLRTAVADDEIEYKETDGHLWTIRYPVTGSDSESLQVSTTRPETMLGDTAVAVHPEDERYKHLIGKTVTLPLIGRPIPVIADAILVDPKFGTGCVKVTPAHDPNDYQTGLRNHLPQINLLNPDGTYNENAGPYANLDRREVRKRVVADLEAQGLLAKTEPYTNRVGYSDRSKTPIEPYLSDQWFVRMADDESGSPGFAQQAMDAVTSGRLKIHPERYAKSYLDWLGEKRDWCISRQLWWGHRIPIWHCGTCSEADLQHAFGDRPDVFWSPDESGSGWLICSEADLAPDALGPDHAIEQDPDVLDTWFSSALWPHSTLGWPEATPELQKYYPTSVLSTARDIITLWVARMVIFGQFNMGDVPFKDVYIHSVIQDGDGKRMSKSLGNGVDPVDIIETYGADALRFTLASSATETQDLRMPVERITDDQGRIATRKGPGQPIAFVPADEAKDLPKEQLVNTSKKFEEGRTFPNKFWNAARFALMNLEGYTPGPVRAEDLAVEDRWILSLLRRAAADATAQLDAFRFADLAKGLRDFTWNEFCDWYVEFIKNRLRDEATKPAAQRVLATVLDGLCRLLHPVMPFVTESVWQALGGVAKSRGLPEPAEAGESVCIASWPSYPDSWDDPEAEYDIAQWQEKIAALRNLRAERDVPKAAKIEPILIAQGRAAEALTRGASYIQSLVGAGSVTVAPSADRPGESAVTVLSDAEIILPLAGLIDPKAELAKLSKAKADLEKQLGGIRSKLRNASFVERAPAEVVEQQRTRLTELETQHAALVARMAELGGGS
- a CDS encoding bifunctional nuclease family protein, with the protein product MALSRIIISETGEQQIIYLKEVGGERTFPIVIGIFEATSIDRRVRGIVPPRPLTHDLLAKAVEQLGGEIQDIYINDLRDHTYFAQLRIRHEGELIEVDSRPSDAIAVAVTVDAPIYVSEEVIEEAGR
- a CDS encoding metallophosphoesterase family protein, with translation MPGRLFALGDIHGYPAPLDAVVEAAQIGPDDTLVTLGDYVDRGPNSRRVIDRLIALESRCRLVPLRGNHDLMFIEALNVLDDDPKRLVEFWNEPLLRVWAQCGGLETIESYGALEDVPPEHRAFLNRLVNWHETDQLLFMHANYDPRLPMASQPTDLLYWTSLHHHVPDRHHSGKTAIVGHSSQKDGEVLDLGHVVCIDTYCYGGGWLTLLDLHSGQLWQADRRGQLRSVPAT
- a CDS encoding tetratricopeptide repeat protein, whose product is MSVRVLMILVFAFMLVDPSRAAMLQEDRAASESEGVEPSVPPAFEPYAPLIGRWKGQAVPAENPLRGWRETHEWAYAFQGGETVGLTLTIEGGKVLDSARITFDEASETYRLEGTDPDGSPVVYVGSRDEKTNALTLDRSSPAGDDRLTIRPNANGIRSDFWFDRKEPGSPQFDRLIRANLGKEGENFAGGAAVKGPECIVTGGAATITVSAGGSTFAVCCSGCRDEVLANPAKYARKLRASLTSSRPADEPAPSPEPTDSPRPDRAETPPAPRPTPPTDEPAPSDPEARRKAASLLRLGQSLERQGKADGALTFYRRVVAEAPGTPEAATAAARIKALSGDE
- a CDS encoding DUF29 domain-containing protein, whose amino-acid sequence is MSTATPAHLSALYEQDETAWLDANAALIREGKLDEVDFAHLAEFLEDMAQRDRREVKSRLTVLMMHLLKWQFQTEFRSRSWYSTIILQRAELVDLLQSKLLRHHAEAILMDAYATATLKASSETGLPRSTFPASCPYSIDDLLTVSEQADDLP